Genomic window (Dolosigranulum savutiense):
CCCAATGATGCAATTAATTATCATCGCTGAAAAAGATACAAGTAAGGAGATCCGTATGCCATATATAATACGTGTTAACATATCTCTTCCTAAACTATCCGTTCCCAGTGCATAAGCAACTGGGGATGATTCATCCGACTGATCTAATGATTCATATGCATCAACAACTTCCCCACCTCGATTAACTCGCTTCCCATCAAACCACGAATAGGATGACAAGCTTTCAATTTTTGGTGGTAAATTAGCGTGATTAGATCGCTGCTCAGTAGGCGAATAATCTGTTAACCATGGGGCAAATAGTGCCACCACTATAAATACTATAATAATGATTAACGACACCATTGCGCTTTTTGACCGTAAAAACCGCTTCAATATTCTTTTTTTATTAGATGAATGGGGATCATCCTCATAACCGATTAACTTATTTTCTTGAAAGCTAAAGTCTTCCGAAGACATGTGCTTTGTTTGCTGCAATAGAGAATTATTATATGCATTGTTTAATACGTTCGATTTCATGACGCTTCCTCCTCTGTTAAGTGCACCTTAGGATTGATCGCTGCATGAATAATATCGGTTAAGAAGATCACACCTATTAATAGGACAGAAAACACAATCGTCATGGCCATAATCACACTATAGTCATTACTTAAGATGGATTCGATAAATAAATGTCCCATTCCTGGAATGGCAAATATTTTCTCTACAGCAATTGAACCAGTAATTAATCGAGCCGTTACCGGTCCTAGTACAGTTAACATCGGTAACGCTGCATTAGGTAATGCATGGACGAGCATCACTTTAAATCGTGGTAACCCTTTTGCATACGAAAATTCAATGTAATCCGATGACAATACTTCAATCATTTCACTTCTAATCAACCGTGCAGCAATAGCAAGTGGTGTCAGAGAAAGAGCAATAGTTGGCAAGATAGTTGATCGCCAACCTTCATTCCAAAAGGCAATCGGAAACCACGTCCACCTCACTGCAAATAAATACTGCAAAATAACAGCCAGTACAAAAACAGGTGTTGATCGTCCGAAAATAGCCAGTGATTGCATTAGCGTATCTCCCCAACTATGGCGATAAATAGCAGAGATAAAGCCCACGCCTATCCCTGCTATTGTTCCGACTATTATCGATTGGATGCCTAATTGTAATGAAGGCCCCATTCGACTTGTAATCATATGACTTACCGCCGCATTATTTTGTTGAAAAGACAGCCCGAAATTCCCCCGTATCATTTGATTCATATAAATGAAATATTGTTTATATAGTGGTTCATTCAGGCCATAATGTTCATACATTATTCGGATCTGTTCATCTGTTAAATGTGCTTCTGTTGAAAAAGGTGTCCCTGGCATGCTATGCATCAAAAAGAAGGTTATTGTAATAATGATCCATATGGTAATCACTGATATACCGAATCGTTTTAAACAATATTTAAACATGCCTACCTCGCATTCTATTGATTTAATTTAACATTTCTGAAGTATAGATAGCCACTGACTGGAAGTGTTTCGAAGTTTTCAATCTCAGGATTTACTAGATAAGATCGTTGATTCTGGTGCAATGTTGAGTTGCTCGCATCTTCATACACCTTTAGTTCTTCAGCTTCCATCATAATGTCACGACGTTTACGCGGATCTGTTCCAAAGTCATATTTGGCTTGATCTAATAATTCATCATATTTTTCATTACTATATTTTGATAAGTTAATGCCATCGGTGTAGCTCCACTCTAAGACTGCAAATGCATCTGGCAAGAACGGTGTCAGCGTGTAGTAAGCTAACTCCCAATCATCTTTCCCTAGACGTTCATACAATGACATTAGTGGCAATTGTTCAATATTAACTGAAATATTTTCCAAGTTATTTTCTAATTGTGATTGAATAAATTCCGCAACTTGTGGATCTTGACCATCTTCAGACACAACCATCGTCAACTCAGCTGATTCAATGTCCAACTCTTTAAATGCTGCATCCAATTCTTCTTGAGCTTTGTCTGCATCAAAGTTATAATATTGTCCGGCTTCTTCACGGAAATCGACATCATCGACATTTTTATCTAATTCATATGGTACGTACCCAGTAACTGGTAGTGAACCATCTGCTAGAATATTTTCTGTCAATTCTTCACGATCAATCGCATAAAACATTGCTCGACCAAAATGATCATTAGCCGTAATATCTACTTTTTGGTTCGCTTCCACATTCCCAGAAAAAGTGGTTAGATCCTGAGCGAACCCTTCATGTGATTTAAACTCAGGTACAAAGTCAGGGGTTAATGTTGCAAAATCTAATTGACCACTTTCATATAATTGAACAGCAGTTGATGTTTCTGGGACTACTTTAAAATCAATTTGATCAATATCAACTGATTCATGATCATAATAGTTCTCATTCTTCACAAGAGACCATTCAGAAGCAGAGGTCTGCCAATTTTGAATTTTGTAAGGTCCTGAAGCCATAAAATTATCAGCACTCGTTCCATAGTTTTCAGCACCGACTTCATTATAAAACTTTTCTTGAATAGGAGCCCAGCGTCCTCCAGACATATCATAATCAAAGATAGCTGATGGATATGCCAGATGCATCACTAACGTCTTATCGTCCGGAGCCTCTACCCCTAGTTCTGACAACTCCATTTCGCCTGCTCTAATTTTATCAGCATTTACGATAATTTCGTCTGAAGTTGAAGGGTAAACAGCTGATTCTGGATCAATACTACGTTGAATTCCAAACACAAAATCGGCTGCAACAATTGGGTCGCCATTTTCCCAGTAGATATCATCCCGTAAAGTAAATGTATGTGTTAATCCATCTTCACTTTCTTCATGCTTAGCCGCTAGCCCTAGTTCTACCTCGTTGCCATTACCCGTTTTTCGATACATATTCTCAGTAA
Coding sequences:
- a CDS encoding peptide ABC transporter substrate-binding protein, whose product is MALFKKGLVVALSSALLLGACGTETGGTDNGSAEQTTESTEDKKVVTFESKTELSTLDGSTYDLPTTNMYLNITENMYRKTGNGNEVELGLAAKHEESEDGLTHTFTLRDDIYWENGDPIVAADFVFGIQRSIDPESAVYPSTSDEIIVNADKIRAGEMELSELGVEAPDDKTLVMHLAYPSAIFDYDMSGGRWAPIQEKFYNEVGAENYGTSADNFMASGPYKIQNWQTSASEWSLVKNENYYDHESVDIDQIDFKVVPETSTAVQLYESGQLDFATLTPDFVPEFKSHEGFAQDLTTFSGNVEANQKVDITANDHFGRAMFYAIDREELTENILADGSLPVTGYVPYELDKNVDDVDFREEAGQYYNFDADKAQEELDAAFKELDIESAELTMVVSEDGQDPQVAEFIQSQLENNLENISVNIEQLPLMSLYERLGKDDWELAYYTLTPFLPDAFAVLEWSYTDGINLSKYSNEKYDELLDQAKYDFGTDPRKRRDIMMEAEELKVYEDASNSTLHQNQRSYLVNPEIENFETLPVSGYLYFRNVKLNQ
- a CDS encoding ABC transporter permease, giving the protein MFKYCLKRFGISVITIWIIITITFFLMHSMPGTPFSTEAHLTDEQIRIMYEHYGLNEPLYKQYFIYMNQMIRGNFGLSFQQNNAAVSHMITSRMGPSLQLGIQSIIVGTIAGIGVGFISAIYRHSWGDTLMQSLAIFGRSTPVFVLAVILQYLFAVRWTWFPIAFWNEGWRSTILPTIALSLTPLAIAARLIRSEMIEVLSSDYIEFSYAKGLPRFKVMLVHALPNAALPMLTVLGPVTARLITGSIAVEKIFAIPGMGHLFIESILSNDYSVIMAMTIVFSVLLIGVIFLTDIIHAAINPKVHLTEEEAS